A DNA window from Doryrhamphus excisus isolate RoL2022-K1 chromosome 2, RoL_Dexc_1.0, whole genome shotgun sequence contains the following coding sequences:
- the epas1b gene encoding endothelial PAS domain-containing protein 1b isoform X2 — MTANKDKKRSSSERRKEKSRDAARCRRSKETEVFYELSRQLPLPHSVSAHLDKASIMRLAISFLRTRTLFTATGCEGNEDEQMSSLYLKSLEGFITVVTSDGDMIFLSENINKFMGLTQVELTGHSIFDFTHPCDHEEIRENLSLKSNSSGFKKKNKEQSTERDFFMRMKCTVTNRGRTVNLKSASWKVLHCTGHLKMYNSAPSQLLCEPPLTCTVLMCEPIPHPSNIEAPLDSRTFLSRHSMDMKFTYCDDRVTELMGYTPDDLLGRSVYDFYHALDSDSVTKSHHNLCTKGQAVCGQYRMLAKSGGYVWVETQGTVIYNNRNAQPQCIVCINYVLSDIEEKSTIFSLEQTESLFKPRLAGNFFADAVSGVCGEAGDFTKLKEEPEDLAQLAPTPGDTIISLDFGGPHFKDSAKQLAYRSQSTAARHLPGQPCWTSEAHNVVSPPAAGDAVNMAGTFTAQQNPSSCSATPSLSSCSTPSSPGDYYSPADSDMKVELTERLFALDTEANSPVSTEVSEHLVFFQRDLSDFDLETLAPYIPMDGEDFQLNPIIPDSEPLEVGMPMGGSMEGGAGGLPHSQQTPKQSFSNIASLFQPLSSPPQQQSRYGSQPPATSSWASGKESGSTQATLDPRVWSYIMGQMQNPPYRAPASTPLSSMGGIQNLQWPPDPLLTYHQHTNKGYRLDRLSGDLQASCQQNLQHILHKERSDVMEDFGRAYKDMSPPPRMDNAMKRSFTQMAGECKTSESIWKKMRSSMPGSGPDGMRGDSRTPCLGTLQQHRKSQYPGSMSGLASRLLGPSFESSGLPELTRYDCEVNVPLQGNLHLLQGCDLLRALDQAT; from the exons ATGACGGCCAACAAGGACAAAAAGAG GAGCAGCTCGGAGCGTCGCAAGGAGAAGTCACGTGACGCGGCTCGCTGTCGACGCAGTAAAGAAACGGAAGTTTTCTACGAGCTCTCTCGCCAACTTCCTCTACCTCACAGCGTCAGCGCTCACCTGGACAAGGCGTCCATCATGAGGCTGGCCATCAGCTTCCTGCGGACGCGCACGCTCTTCACCGCCACAG GCTGCGAAGGCAACGAGGACGAGCAGATGAGCAGCCTGTACCTGAAATCTCTGGAGGGCTTCATCACCGTGGTAACGTCTGACGGCGACATGATCTTCCTGTCGGAAAACATCAACAAATTCATGGGGCTGACACAG GTGGAGCTGACGGGTCACAGCATCTTTGACTTCACGCACCCGTGTGACCACGAGGAGATCAGAGAGAACCTCAGCCTCAAATCCAACA gcaGCGGCttcaaaaaaaagaacaaagagCAAAGCACCGAGCGGGATTTCTTCATGCGGATGAAATGCACCGTGACCAATAGGGGGCGCACCGTTAACCTCAAGTCTGCGAGCTGGAAG GTGCTGCACTGCACGGGCCACCTGAAGATGTACAACAGCGCCCCCTCGCAGTTGCTATGCGAACCACCGCTCACCTGCACGGTGCTGATGTGCGAGCCCATCCCCCACCCCTCCAACATCGAGGCGCCACTCGACAGCCGGACTTTCCTGAGCAGACACAGCATGGACATGAAGTTCACTTACTGCGACGACAG agtGACTGAGTTGATGGGTTACACCCCTGATGATCTGCTGGGCCGCTCCGTCTACGACTTCTATCACGCCCTGGACTCTGACAGCGTCACCAAGAGCCACCACAACC TGTGCACCAAAGGCCAGGCAGTGTGTGGTCAATATCGCATGCTGGCAAAGAGCGGAGGTTACGTGTGGGTAGAAACCCAGGGCACCGTCATCTACAACAACCGGAACGCTCAGCCTCAGTGCATCGTCTGCATAAACTACGTCCTCAG TGACATCGAGGAGAAGTCCACCATCTTCTCCCTGGAGCAAACCGAGTCTCTGTTCAAGCCTCGTCTCGCCGGCAACTTCTTCGCCGACGCAGTATCAGGAGTGTGCGGGGAGGCCGGAGACTTCACCAAACTCAAAGAGGAACCGGAGGACCTCGCCCAGCTGGCGCCCACGCCCGGAGACACCATCATTAGCCTGGACTTCG GTGGTCCTCATTTCAAGGATTCCGCAAAGCAGTTAGCATACAGGTCTCAGTCCACTGCTGCCAGGCACCTGCCAGGACAACCGTGCTGGACCAGTGAGGCCCACAACGTTGTCTCGCCACCGGCCGCAGGGGACGCGGTTAACATGGCGGGCACCTTCACAGCCCAGCAGAACCCGTCGTCGTGCAGCGCAACTCCGAGCCTGAGCAGCTGCTCCACG CCCAGCAGCCCGGGTGACTACTACAGCCCGGCTGACAGCGACATGAAGGTGGAGCTCACAGAAAGGCTCTTTGCTCTGGACACGGAGGCCAACAGTCCCGTTAGCACCGAG gtatcAGAGCATCTTGTGTTCTTTCAGAGGGACCTGAGTGACTTTGACCTGGAGACTTTGGCTCCTTACATCCCGATGGACGGTGAAGACTTCCAGCTCAATCCCATCATTCCAGACTCTGAACCTCTGGAAGTGGGCATGCCCATGGGGGGCTCCATGGAGGGTGGTGCCGGTGGCCTCCCTCATTCCCAGCAGACCCCCAAGCAGAGCTTCAGCAACATCGCCAGTCTCTTCCAGCCGCTTTCCTCGCCCCCTCAGCAGCAAAGCCGCTACGGGTCCCAGCCACCCGCCACCTCCTCCTGGGCTTCAGGGAAGGAGAGCGGCTCCACCCAGGCGACGCTGGACCCAAGGGTGTGGTCTTACATTATGGGGCAGATGCAGAACCCGCCGTACCGGGCGCCTGCCAGCACCCCTCTGTCTTCAATGGGGGGCATTCAGAACCTGCAATGGCCCCCTGATCCTCTGTTAACGTATCACCAACACACCAACAAAGGTTACCGCTTGGACCGTTTATCTGGAGACCTTCAAGCGTCCTGCCAGCAGAACCTTCAGCACATCCTGCACAAGGAGAG gTCCGATGTCATGGAGGACTTTGGACGAGCTTACAAAGACATGAGTCCTCCTCCCCGAATGGACAACGCCATGAAACGCTCCTTCACTCAGATGGCG GGTGAATGTAAGACGTCAGAAAGCATATGGAAGAAGATGAGGAGCAGCATGCCTG GTTCTGGTCCAGACGGAATGAGAGGGGACAGCAGGACTCCGTGTTTGGGAACTCTGCAACAACACAGGAAGTCTCAGTATCCAGGAAGTATGTCAG GTCTTGCCAGTCGCTTACTGGGTCCGTCATTCGAGTCCTCCGGTCTGCCTGAGTTGACCCGCTACGACTGCGAGGTTAACGTGCCGCTGCAGGGCAACCTGCACCTCCTCCAGGGCTGTGACCTGCTGCGAGCCCTGGACCAGGCCACCTAG
- the epas1b gene encoding endothelial PAS domain-containing protein 1b isoform X3, whose amino-acid sequence MTANKDKKRSSSERRKEKSRDAARCRRSKETEVFYELSRQLPLPHSVSAHLDKASIMRLAISFLRTRTLFTATGTGCEGNEDEQMSSLYLKSLEGFITVVTSDGDMIFLSENINKFMGLTQVELTGHSIFDFTHPCDHEEIRENLSLKSNSSGFKKKNKEQSTERDFFMRMKCTVTNRGRTVNLKSASWKVLHCTGHLKMYNSAPSQLLCEPPLTCTVLMCEPIPHPSNIEAPLDSRTFLSRHSMDMKFTYCDDRVTELMGYTPDDLLGRSVYDFYHALDSDSVTKSHHNLCTKGQAVCGQYRMLAKSGGYVWVETQGTVIYNNRNAQPQCIVCINYVLSDIEEKSTIFSLEQTESLFKPRLAGNFFADAVSGVCGEAGDFTKLKEEPEDLAQLAPTPGDTIISLDFGGPHFKDSAKQLAYRSQSTAARHLPGQPCWTSEAHNVVSPPAAGDAVNMAGTFTAQQNPSSCSATPSLSSCSTPSSPGDYYSPADSDMKVELTERLFALDTEANSPVSTERDLSDFDLETLAPYIPMDGEDFQLNPIIPDSEPLEVGMPMGGSMEGGAGGLPHSQQTPKQSFSNIASLFQPLSSPPQQQSRYGSQPPATSSWASGKESGSTQATLDPRVWSYIMGQMQNPPYRAPASTPLSSMGGIQNLQWPPDPLLTYHQHTNKGYRLDRLSGDLQASCQQNLQHILHKERSDVMEDFGRAYKDMSPPPRMDNAMKRSFTQMAGECKTSESIWKKMRSSMPGSGPDGMRGDSRTPCLGTLQQHRKSQYPGSMSGLASRLLGPSFESSGLPELTRYDCEVNVPLQGNLHLLQGCDLLRALDQAT is encoded by the exons ATGACGGCCAACAAGGACAAAAAGAG GAGCAGCTCGGAGCGTCGCAAGGAGAAGTCACGTGACGCGGCTCGCTGTCGACGCAGTAAAGAAACGGAAGTTTTCTACGAGCTCTCTCGCCAACTTCCTCTACCTCACAGCGTCAGCGCTCACCTGGACAAGGCGTCCATCATGAGGCTGGCCATCAGCTTCCTGCGGACGCGCACGCTCTTCACCGCCACAGGTACAG GCTGCGAAGGCAACGAGGACGAGCAGATGAGCAGCCTGTACCTGAAATCTCTGGAGGGCTTCATCACCGTGGTAACGTCTGACGGCGACATGATCTTCCTGTCGGAAAACATCAACAAATTCATGGGGCTGACACAG GTGGAGCTGACGGGTCACAGCATCTTTGACTTCACGCACCCGTGTGACCACGAGGAGATCAGAGAGAACCTCAGCCTCAAATCCAACA gcaGCGGCttcaaaaaaaagaacaaagagCAAAGCACCGAGCGGGATTTCTTCATGCGGATGAAATGCACCGTGACCAATAGGGGGCGCACCGTTAACCTCAAGTCTGCGAGCTGGAAG GTGCTGCACTGCACGGGCCACCTGAAGATGTACAACAGCGCCCCCTCGCAGTTGCTATGCGAACCACCGCTCACCTGCACGGTGCTGATGTGCGAGCCCATCCCCCACCCCTCCAACATCGAGGCGCCACTCGACAGCCGGACTTTCCTGAGCAGACACAGCATGGACATGAAGTTCACTTACTGCGACGACAG agtGACTGAGTTGATGGGTTACACCCCTGATGATCTGCTGGGCCGCTCCGTCTACGACTTCTATCACGCCCTGGACTCTGACAGCGTCACCAAGAGCCACCACAACC TGTGCACCAAAGGCCAGGCAGTGTGTGGTCAATATCGCATGCTGGCAAAGAGCGGAGGTTACGTGTGGGTAGAAACCCAGGGCACCGTCATCTACAACAACCGGAACGCTCAGCCTCAGTGCATCGTCTGCATAAACTACGTCCTCAG TGACATCGAGGAGAAGTCCACCATCTTCTCCCTGGAGCAAACCGAGTCTCTGTTCAAGCCTCGTCTCGCCGGCAACTTCTTCGCCGACGCAGTATCAGGAGTGTGCGGGGAGGCCGGAGACTTCACCAAACTCAAAGAGGAACCGGAGGACCTCGCCCAGCTGGCGCCCACGCCCGGAGACACCATCATTAGCCTGGACTTCG GTGGTCCTCATTTCAAGGATTCCGCAAAGCAGTTAGCATACAGGTCTCAGTCCACTGCTGCCAGGCACCTGCCAGGACAACCGTGCTGGACCAGTGAGGCCCACAACGTTGTCTCGCCACCGGCCGCAGGGGACGCGGTTAACATGGCGGGCACCTTCACAGCCCAGCAGAACCCGTCGTCGTGCAGCGCAACTCCGAGCCTGAGCAGCTGCTCCACG CCCAGCAGCCCGGGTGACTACTACAGCCCGGCTGACAGCGACATGAAGGTGGAGCTCACAGAAAGGCTCTTTGCTCTGGACACGGAGGCCAACAGTCCCGTTAGCACCGAG AGGGACCTGAGTGACTTTGACCTGGAGACTTTGGCTCCTTACATCCCGATGGACGGTGAAGACTTCCAGCTCAATCCCATCATTCCAGACTCTGAACCTCTGGAAGTGGGCATGCCCATGGGGGGCTCCATGGAGGGTGGTGCCGGTGGCCTCCCTCATTCCCAGCAGACCCCCAAGCAGAGCTTCAGCAACATCGCCAGTCTCTTCCAGCCGCTTTCCTCGCCCCCTCAGCAGCAAAGCCGCTACGGGTCCCAGCCACCCGCCACCTCCTCCTGGGCTTCAGGGAAGGAGAGCGGCTCCACCCAGGCGACGCTGGACCCAAGGGTGTGGTCTTACATTATGGGGCAGATGCAGAACCCGCCGTACCGGGCGCCTGCCAGCACCCCTCTGTCTTCAATGGGGGGCATTCAGAACCTGCAATGGCCCCCTGATCCTCTGTTAACGTATCACCAACACACCAACAAAGGTTACCGCTTGGACCGTTTATCTGGAGACCTTCAAGCGTCCTGCCAGCAGAACCTTCAGCACATCCTGCACAAGGAGAG gTCCGATGTCATGGAGGACTTTGGACGAGCTTACAAAGACATGAGTCCTCCTCCCCGAATGGACAACGCCATGAAACGCTCCTTCACTCAGATGGCG GGTGAATGTAAGACGTCAGAAAGCATATGGAAGAAGATGAGGAGCAGCATGCCTG GTTCTGGTCCAGACGGAATGAGAGGGGACAGCAGGACTCCGTGTTTGGGAACTCTGCAACAACACAGGAAGTCTCAGTATCCAGGAAGTATGTCAG GTCTTGCCAGTCGCTTACTGGGTCCGTCATTCGAGTCCTCCGGTCTGCCTGAGTTGACCCGCTACGACTGCGAGGTTAACGTGCCGCTGCAGGGCAACCTGCACCTCCTCCAGGGCTGTGACCTGCTGCGAGCCCTGGACCAGGCCACCTAG
- the epas1b gene encoding endothelial PAS domain-containing protein 1b isoform X4 codes for MTANKDKKRSSSERRKEKSRDAARCRRSKETEVFYELSRQLPLPHSVSAHLDKASIMRLAISFLRTRTLFTATGCEGNEDEQMSSLYLKSLEGFITVVTSDGDMIFLSENINKFMGLTQVELTGHSIFDFTHPCDHEEIRENLSLKSNSSGFKKKNKEQSTERDFFMRMKCTVTNRGRTVNLKSASWKVLHCTGHLKMYNSAPSQLLCEPPLTCTVLMCEPIPHPSNIEAPLDSRTFLSRHSMDMKFTYCDDRVTELMGYTPDDLLGRSVYDFYHALDSDSVTKSHHNLCTKGQAVCGQYRMLAKSGGYVWVETQGTVIYNNRNAQPQCIVCINYVLSDIEEKSTIFSLEQTESLFKPRLAGNFFADAVSGVCGEAGDFTKLKEEPEDLAQLAPTPGDTIISLDFGGPHFKDSAKQLAYRSQSTAARHLPGQPCWTSEAHNVVSPPAAGDAVNMAGTFTAQQNPSSCSATPSLSSCSTPSSPGDYYSPADSDMKVELTERLFALDTEANSPVSTERDLSDFDLETLAPYIPMDGEDFQLNPIIPDSEPLEVGMPMGGSMEGGAGGLPHSQQTPKQSFSNIASLFQPLSSPPQQQSRYGSQPPATSSWASGKESGSTQATLDPRVWSYIMGQMQNPPYRAPASTPLSSMGGIQNLQWPPDPLLTYHQHTNKGYRLDRLSGDLQASCQQNLQHILHKERSDVMEDFGRAYKDMSPPPRMDNAMKRSFTQMAGECKTSESIWKKMRSSMPGSGPDGMRGDSRTPCLGTLQQHRKSQYPGSMSGLASRLLGPSFESSGLPELTRYDCEVNVPLQGNLHLLQGCDLLRALDQAT; via the exons ATGACGGCCAACAAGGACAAAAAGAG GAGCAGCTCGGAGCGTCGCAAGGAGAAGTCACGTGACGCGGCTCGCTGTCGACGCAGTAAAGAAACGGAAGTTTTCTACGAGCTCTCTCGCCAACTTCCTCTACCTCACAGCGTCAGCGCTCACCTGGACAAGGCGTCCATCATGAGGCTGGCCATCAGCTTCCTGCGGACGCGCACGCTCTTCACCGCCACAG GCTGCGAAGGCAACGAGGACGAGCAGATGAGCAGCCTGTACCTGAAATCTCTGGAGGGCTTCATCACCGTGGTAACGTCTGACGGCGACATGATCTTCCTGTCGGAAAACATCAACAAATTCATGGGGCTGACACAG GTGGAGCTGACGGGTCACAGCATCTTTGACTTCACGCACCCGTGTGACCACGAGGAGATCAGAGAGAACCTCAGCCTCAAATCCAACA gcaGCGGCttcaaaaaaaagaacaaagagCAAAGCACCGAGCGGGATTTCTTCATGCGGATGAAATGCACCGTGACCAATAGGGGGCGCACCGTTAACCTCAAGTCTGCGAGCTGGAAG GTGCTGCACTGCACGGGCCACCTGAAGATGTACAACAGCGCCCCCTCGCAGTTGCTATGCGAACCACCGCTCACCTGCACGGTGCTGATGTGCGAGCCCATCCCCCACCCCTCCAACATCGAGGCGCCACTCGACAGCCGGACTTTCCTGAGCAGACACAGCATGGACATGAAGTTCACTTACTGCGACGACAG agtGACTGAGTTGATGGGTTACACCCCTGATGATCTGCTGGGCCGCTCCGTCTACGACTTCTATCACGCCCTGGACTCTGACAGCGTCACCAAGAGCCACCACAACC TGTGCACCAAAGGCCAGGCAGTGTGTGGTCAATATCGCATGCTGGCAAAGAGCGGAGGTTACGTGTGGGTAGAAACCCAGGGCACCGTCATCTACAACAACCGGAACGCTCAGCCTCAGTGCATCGTCTGCATAAACTACGTCCTCAG TGACATCGAGGAGAAGTCCACCATCTTCTCCCTGGAGCAAACCGAGTCTCTGTTCAAGCCTCGTCTCGCCGGCAACTTCTTCGCCGACGCAGTATCAGGAGTGTGCGGGGAGGCCGGAGACTTCACCAAACTCAAAGAGGAACCGGAGGACCTCGCCCAGCTGGCGCCCACGCCCGGAGACACCATCATTAGCCTGGACTTCG GTGGTCCTCATTTCAAGGATTCCGCAAAGCAGTTAGCATACAGGTCTCAGTCCACTGCTGCCAGGCACCTGCCAGGACAACCGTGCTGGACCAGTGAGGCCCACAACGTTGTCTCGCCACCGGCCGCAGGGGACGCGGTTAACATGGCGGGCACCTTCACAGCCCAGCAGAACCCGTCGTCGTGCAGCGCAACTCCGAGCCTGAGCAGCTGCTCCACG CCCAGCAGCCCGGGTGACTACTACAGCCCGGCTGACAGCGACATGAAGGTGGAGCTCACAGAAAGGCTCTTTGCTCTGGACACGGAGGCCAACAGTCCCGTTAGCACCGAG AGGGACCTGAGTGACTTTGACCTGGAGACTTTGGCTCCTTACATCCCGATGGACGGTGAAGACTTCCAGCTCAATCCCATCATTCCAGACTCTGAACCTCTGGAAGTGGGCATGCCCATGGGGGGCTCCATGGAGGGTGGTGCCGGTGGCCTCCCTCATTCCCAGCAGACCCCCAAGCAGAGCTTCAGCAACATCGCCAGTCTCTTCCAGCCGCTTTCCTCGCCCCCTCAGCAGCAAAGCCGCTACGGGTCCCAGCCACCCGCCACCTCCTCCTGGGCTTCAGGGAAGGAGAGCGGCTCCACCCAGGCGACGCTGGACCCAAGGGTGTGGTCTTACATTATGGGGCAGATGCAGAACCCGCCGTACCGGGCGCCTGCCAGCACCCCTCTGTCTTCAATGGGGGGCATTCAGAACCTGCAATGGCCCCCTGATCCTCTGTTAACGTATCACCAACACACCAACAAAGGTTACCGCTTGGACCGTTTATCTGGAGACCTTCAAGCGTCCTGCCAGCAGAACCTTCAGCACATCCTGCACAAGGAGAG gTCCGATGTCATGGAGGACTTTGGACGAGCTTACAAAGACATGAGTCCTCCTCCCCGAATGGACAACGCCATGAAACGCTCCTTCACTCAGATGGCG GGTGAATGTAAGACGTCAGAAAGCATATGGAAGAAGATGAGGAGCAGCATGCCTG GTTCTGGTCCAGACGGAATGAGAGGGGACAGCAGGACTCCGTGTTTGGGAACTCTGCAACAACACAGGAAGTCTCAGTATCCAGGAAGTATGTCAG GTCTTGCCAGTCGCTTACTGGGTCCGTCATTCGAGTCCTCCGGTCTGCCTGAGTTGACCCGCTACGACTGCGAGGTTAACGTGCCGCTGCAGGGCAACCTGCACCTCCTCCAGGGCTGTGACCTGCTGCGAGCCCTGGACCAGGCCACCTAG
- the epas1b gene encoding endothelial PAS domain-containing protein 1b isoform X1 has translation MTANKDKKRSSSERRKEKSRDAARCRRSKETEVFYELSRQLPLPHSVSAHLDKASIMRLAISFLRTRTLFTATGTGCEGNEDEQMSSLYLKSLEGFITVVTSDGDMIFLSENINKFMGLTQVELTGHSIFDFTHPCDHEEIRENLSLKSNSSGFKKKNKEQSTERDFFMRMKCTVTNRGRTVNLKSASWKVLHCTGHLKMYNSAPSQLLCEPPLTCTVLMCEPIPHPSNIEAPLDSRTFLSRHSMDMKFTYCDDRVTELMGYTPDDLLGRSVYDFYHALDSDSVTKSHHNLCTKGQAVCGQYRMLAKSGGYVWVETQGTVIYNNRNAQPQCIVCINYVLSDIEEKSTIFSLEQTESLFKPRLAGNFFADAVSGVCGEAGDFTKLKEEPEDLAQLAPTPGDTIISLDFGGPHFKDSAKQLAYRSQSTAARHLPGQPCWTSEAHNVVSPPAAGDAVNMAGTFTAQQNPSSCSATPSLSSCSTPSSPGDYYSPADSDMKVELTERLFALDTEANSPVSTEVSEHLVFFQRDLSDFDLETLAPYIPMDGEDFQLNPIIPDSEPLEVGMPMGGSMEGGAGGLPHSQQTPKQSFSNIASLFQPLSSPPQQQSRYGSQPPATSSWASGKESGSTQATLDPRVWSYIMGQMQNPPYRAPASTPLSSMGGIQNLQWPPDPLLTYHQHTNKGYRLDRLSGDLQASCQQNLQHILHKERSDVMEDFGRAYKDMSPPPRMDNAMKRSFTQMAGECKTSESIWKKMRSSMPGSGPDGMRGDSRTPCLGTLQQHRKSQYPGSMSGLASRLLGPSFESSGLPELTRYDCEVNVPLQGNLHLLQGCDLLRALDQAT, from the exons ATGACGGCCAACAAGGACAAAAAGAG GAGCAGCTCGGAGCGTCGCAAGGAGAAGTCACGTGACGCGGCTCGCTGTCGACGCAGTAAAGAAACGGAAGTTTTCTACGAGCTCTCTCGCCAACTTCCTCTACCTCACAGCGTCAGCGCTCACCTGGACAAGGCGTCCATCATGAGGCTGGCCATCAGCTTCCTGCGGACGCGCACGCTCTTCACCGCCACAGGTACAG GCTGCGAAGGCAACGAGGACGAGCAGATGAGCAGCCTGTACCTGAAATCTCTGGAGGGCTTCATCACCGTGGTAACGTCTGACGGCGACATGATCTTCCTGTCGGAAAACATCAACAAATTCATGGGGCTGACACAG GTGGAGCTGACGGGTCACAGCATCTTTGACTTCACGCACCCGTGTGACCACGAGGAGATCAGAGAGAACCTCAGCCTCAAATCCAACA gcaGCGGCttcaaaaaaaagaacaaagagCAAAGCACCGAGCGGGATTTCTTCATGCGGATGAAATGCACCGTGACCAATAGGGGGCGCACCGTTAACCTCAAGTCTGCGAGCTGGAAG GTGCTGCACTGCACGGGCCACCTGAAGATGTACAACAGCGCCCCCTCGCAGTTGCTATGCGAACCACCGCTCACCTGCACGGTGCTGATGTGCGAGCCCATCCCCCACCCCTCCAACATCGAGGCGCCACTCGACAGCCGGACTTTCCTGAGCAGACACAGCATGGACATGAAGTTCACTTACTGCGACGACAG agtGACTGAGTTGATGGGTTACACCCCTGATGATCTGCTGGGCCGCTCCGTCTACGACTTCTATCACGCCCTGGACTCTGACAGCGTCACCAAGAGCCACCACAACC TGTGCACCAAAGGCCAGGCAGTGTGTGGTCAATATCGCATGCTGGCAAAGAGCGGAGGTTACGTGTGGGTAGAAACCCAGGGCACCGTCATCTACAACAACCGGAACGCTCAGCCTCAGTGCATCGTCTGCATAAACTACGTCCTCAG TGACATCGAGGAGAAGTCCACCATCTTCTCCCTGGAGCAAACCGAGTCTCTGTTCAAGCCTCGTCTCGCCGGCAACTTCTTCGCCGACGCAGTATCAGGAGTGTGCGGGGAGGCCGGAGACTTCACCAAACTCAAAGAGGAACCGGAGGACCTCGCCCAGCTGGCGCCCACGCCCGGAGACACCATCATTAGCCTGGACTTCG GTGGTCCTCATTTCAAGGATTCCGCAAAGCAGTTAGCATACAGGTCTCAGTCCACTGCTGCCAGGCACCTGCCAGGACAACCGTGCTGGACCAGTGAGGCCCACAACGTTGTCTCGCCACCGGCCGCAGGGGACGCGGTTAACATGGCGGGCACCTTCACAGCCCAGCAGAACCCGTCGTCGTGCAGCGCAACTCCGAGCCTGAGCAGCTGCTCCACG CCCAGCAGCCCGGGTGACTACTACAGCCCGGCTGACAGCGACATGAAGGTGGAGCTCACAGAAAGGCTCTTTGCTCTGGACACGGAGGCCAACAGTCCCGTTAGCACCGAG gtatcAGAGCATCTTGTGTTCTTTCAGAGGGACCTGAGTGACTTTGACCTGGAGACTTTGGCTCCTTACATCCCGATGGACGGTGAAGACTTCCAGCTCAATCCCATCATTCCAGACTCTGAACCTCTGGAAGTGGGCATGCCCATGGGGGGCTCCATGGAGGGTGGTGCCGGTGGCCTCCCTCATTCCCAGCAGACCCCCAAGCAGAGCTTCAGCAACATCGCCAGTCTCTTCCAGCCGCTTTCCTCGCCCCCTCAGCAGCAAAGCCGCTACGGGTCCCAGCCACCCGCCACCTCCTCCTGGGCTTCAGGGAAGGAGAGCGGCTCCACCCAGGCGACGCTGGACCCAAGGGTGTGGTCTTACATTATGGGGCAGATGCAGAACCCGCCGTACCGGGCGCCTGCCAGCACCCCTCTGTCTTCAATGGGGGGCATTCAGAACCTGCAATGGCCCCCTGATCCTCTGTTAACGTATCACCAACACACCAACAAAGGTTACCGCTTGGACCGTTTATCTGGAGACCTTCAAGCGTCCTGCCAGCAGAACCTTCAGCACATCCTGCACAAGGAGAG gTCCGATGTCATGGAGGACTTTGGACGAGCTTACAAAGACATGAGTCCTCCTCCCCGAATGGACAACGCCATGAAACGCTCCTTCACTCAGATGGCG GGTGAATGTAAGACGTCAGAAAGCATATGGAAGAAGATGAGGAGCAGCATGCCTG GTTCTGGTCCAGACGGAATGAGAGGGGACAGCAGGACTCCGTGTTTGGGAACTCTGCAACAACACAGGAAGTCTCAGTATCCAGGAAGTATGTCAG GTCTTGCCAGTCGCTTACTGGGTCCGTCATTCGAGTCCTCCGGTCTGCCTGAGTTGACCCGCTACGACTGCGAGGTTAACGTGCCGCTGCAGGGCAACCTGCACCTCCTCCAGGGCTGTGACCTGCTGCGAGCCCTGGACCAGGCCACCTAG